CGACGAACTCATCGCGCGCTTGCTGTTCCTCGAGGCGGACGTGGACCTCTCCAAGCAAGATCCCCTGAACGTGGGCGACGACGTGCCGTCCATGCTGCAGAACGATCTCGACCTCGAGTACCGAGTGGTGGAAGACCTGCGCAAGGCGATGGCCATCTGCGAGGAGGAGCAGGACTACGTCTCGCGCGACATGCTGCTCAAGATGCTCGACGACACCGAGATGGACCACGCCTACTGGCTTGAGCAGCAGCTGGGGCTGATCAAGCGCGTGGGCCTGCAGAACTACCTCCAAAGCCAGATCTAGTCCCAGGGGCTCGCCGGTAGAGGCCGCTGGGCCCGAACACCATGTTGCGGTGCAAGCCGCAGATCGGGCACTGACGTCGAATCTGCTGCAAAGCCGCATGCAACGCGGATAGCACTGCAACCCGCGGGTTTTCGCGCAGCGACGAATCGTCACATCTCCCTGGGCGGCACAAGTTGACAATTGACAGCGATGTCAGCCACTGTCGCCGAGAGCCCTTGGGAAAGAACCGCATCACACTTTGGCTTTCGTCCGGAAATGACAGCGTTGTCAGAACGGGCGTCACCGAAGTCGCGTCACTGCCTCTCGGGCCACTCGCCAGGGATCTGTTCGTTGGCGGGGCGGTCGTTCCCACCGTGGCCACGGTGGGGACGCTTGCGATCTGGTGTTTGAAGCTTCGAACCCGAACCTAAGAAGAATGGGGGACTAATGATCAATCGAAACAACGCAGCCTTGGTGTGCCTGCTCGGGCTGTTCTCGCTCGCGGGCGCAGCACAGGCAGCCAATGTCGATCTCGCGATCGACGGTGGCTTTGAAGATGCCGGCGTGAACGGCTTTCCGATCGACCCGCCGGGGCCCACGCCTCCGGGCTGGGTGGGTTTCACCGGCGGTGGCTCCATCGGCATCACCACCGACAACCCGGCTGAGGGCGCCTACGCCGCTCAGATCGCGACCACCGGTCCGATCCAGGGTGTGGTGATCAAGAACGCCAACCTCGGTATCGGCGTCGTGCAGCCGAACAGCGAAATCACCATCTCCTTCTCCGCGCGTGGCGTGGGCATCGACGGTGGTGTGCACTTCGCAGAGCTGCTCTCCGAGTTCGCCGGTGGCGGTGCCACCAACGAGATCCTCGGTGGCGGTCCGCTGGCCCTGAACGCTGATCCCAACGTGTGGACGGACTTCATGTTCACCACCACCACGGGCGGTGATGTGTCCGGCGGCGTGTCGCTGCAGTTCGTTGCCGCCTCCGGTGGTGCGCCGAGCAGCTTCTCCGAGCTGTTCATCGACAACATCTCCATCGAAGTGGCCGCTGTGCCCGTTCCGGCCGCTCTGTGGCTGTTCGGCACCGGCCTGGGTCTGCTGGGTCTGCGTCGCCGTCGCGCGGCCTAAGGCTCTTCGACCCCTCGACGTGCTGGCGCCCTCGGGCGCCAGCGCGTCAGCTCTCTCAGTCGCTACCCATCCGGGCAGTTAGCGACACCCTCCGCATCTTCCAACGAGGCCGCCCAGGCGGGGTTCAACGCCTCGAAGTGGCACGCGCAGCGCGCGGCCAGCGCCTCCCATCCGCGCGCGTGGGCGAGCCGCGCCGCCGTGAGCCAGAGCCGATCCCACCGCGGGGCCAAGTCCAGTGCATTTTCTACCAGCCGGCGCGCCTGCGTGTCGTCGCTGAGCTGGCTCGCGCGGAACAGCAGGGTGCGCGCGCGGTTGGCGTCGTAGGCCGTCCTAACGTGAGCGATCGCTTCGCCCGGCGCGAAGTCGGCGCGTAGGTCGATGTCCACGGGCCAGCCCTCGGGCGTCGCCACCAGAAGTGCTGCCGACAGGACACCGGTGCGCTGACCGCCCGCCGCATGGCCGGCCTCGAGGGCCGCCAGCAAGCGCTCCGCCAGCGGCTCGCCCTCGCTCCCGTGGTAGGACACCCACATCGCCTCCAGCACCTCGGGGCCCGTGAGCTCATTGCCGGCCACCGCCACGGCGGTGCCCACCCGCTGGCCGGCGTAGGCACTCGCGTTCCCACCCGTGTGAGCGGCGCCGCGGCCGGCGGGGGCGACCACCGAGGTCTGGCGATCCGCGTCCGTGTAGCCGTCGGCGCATGCTGGCGAGGCGACCAGGGCTGCGCCCAGGGCATCTAGTGTGGAGTCCCCCCGACGTAGGGCGCTCAGGGCGGCCGGCGCCTGACACGGGTTGGTCTCGAACTGGGAGATGCCCGCGCCCACGCCCGCTTCGGCGAAGGGGGCGCCGTGACCCACGGCGAGGTTGTTGGTGGCCACGGCCACCCCACAGCGGCCGCTGGCCGCCTCACAGGCGGCGATGGAGAAGGTGGCGTTAGCGCGAGGTGGTGCCGCGAAGGCGATGATGGCCGAGAGGGCGGCACAGGCCGCAGCGGTGGTGGGATAATGCATCGATTGACTCGTTCAGCTCACAGGTGGAGGCGTGGCGTATTGGATGCGCTGACCTCGTGCGGGGTTTGAGCTGAGCCGCGCCATGGATGGCCCCACCGCCGGCTGCTTCGGGAGAGGAGTTAACAGTTGTCCGATTCGATGAAATCCCTGGCGCCGATGCTGGTGGTGTTCTCCGCGCTGATGGGACTGATGTACCTGGGGTTCGATCGGGTGCTCGCCCATCGCAACAACCCCAACCTGGAGGTGGCGACGGGCGTCGACGCGCCCACGCGGGTGGTCCTGAAGCGCAATCCAGCCGGTCGCTACATGGCCCCCGGCACGATCAATGGCCAACCGGTGACCTTCCTGATCGACACGGGCGCCGACAACGTGGCGGTGCCCGCGCGGATCGCTCGCCGGGTCGGGCTCACCGAGCTTGCGCCCATCCTCGTGAACACGGCCGGGGGGGTGGTGAAGGCCTACGACACGGAGATCGAGCGCATGATGCTGGGTGGCATACAGCTCAATTACGTGGAGGGCTCGATCAATCCGTCGATGACCGGCGATTACGTGCTCCTCGGGATGTCGTTCCTGCGCCACGTGGACTTCAGCAAGCGCGGGGACGAGCTCATCATCGAGCCCCCATCTACCTATTAGCGTCTTAAGCTTCGAGCTTCGCGGCTAGGAAGCGCTGGCGGAGAGGCTCGCCTCGCCACCGCCCCCGTGCGCGGGCAGCGAGATATCGAAGGTGTCGGCCCACACGGCCATGTTGACCAGGGGCCAGAGGGCGATGCTGAGGCCGTTGTGCTCGCAGTTCTCGAGCAGGAACGAGACGGCGCCACGGTCACACAGGGCGTTGATCAGTGGCGACTCGCGAAGCGTGCGGGTGGCGAAGTCATGCCAGGGGCCTGCGAAGCACTCCTGGAAGGGCACGGGGAAGGACATCTTCGCCCGCGTGAGGATCTCCTCGGGCACCGTGTCGGCGAAGGCCTCGCGCAGGGCGCGCTTCGCGCAGAGGTAGCCCCCCTGATCGAGCTCGGCGGCGTTCAGGGCTTGCCCATGCGTGCGGGCTCGATCGTCTACGAAGTCCAGCTTGTCGGCGTCTCGCAGGTTGAACGCACACCTGATCAGATCCGGATCCGTAAAGGGCACGCGGCTCTCTACGCTCGCCGCCATCGTGCTCGAATCCAATCGGCTGAGCAGGCCCTCCAGGTTGGTTTGGGCGAGCAGGTGCAGATAGCGGTCCATCGGACTCAGCTCGCTGAGGGTGTCGAGGCGATGGCGGTAGTAGTGCAGCATCGGTTCATCGTGTTGCGCCCCGACGATCGCATCCACGGAGAGGAGCTTGTATTTCAGGCCTAAGGGAATCCAGGAGTTCAAGCGCAGGTAGTGGTCGGCCTGGTGGGTGAACTCGGTAGTGCCGTAGAGGCGCGTCAGGGAGGCCTGGAAACGCTGGCGGGGCTCCTCGGGCCAGGTGTGGGCCAACGCGGCGCGTTCGAAGTCCCAGGCGGAGGCGTAGGGCACGGCGTAGCCCGCGAACACCTCATCGGCGCCTTCACCGCTGAGCGCTACCGTGTGCCGTTCCCGCAGCGCCTCGGCCAGGCGGAAGATACCGACTTCGTTAGGCGTGCTGAGAGGCTGTCCCTTCTCGTGGACCAGGAACGTCCAGTCGTCCAGGTAGTCCCCCTCGTCCAGTTCGATGCGCTCGCAGGGCACGCCGAGTTCGCGCGAGGCGAGCTCGATGTAGGGGAACTCGTGGTACGCCTTGCCGTTGGCGCCCTCGCGCGCGTAGCCGACGGCGTAGCAATCGTAGTGGCCCGCGCTCAACTCGTGCGCCAGGCCGGCGATGATCGTGGAGTCCAGGCCGCCGCTCAGAAAGCCGCCTAGGGGCACATCGCTCACGAGCTGGCGATCGACGGCGCTGCGCACGAGGTGCCGCACCTCCTCTGCCACCTCTGCCATCTCGCGCTCGCGCTTGGCGTGGGCGGGTACCACCGGGAGCGACCACCAGCGCTGTGGTGTGCCCACGGGCTGGCGCGGTGACAGTTCCAGGAAGTGGCCGGGCTCCAGCGTCTGCACGCCCGCGACGAGCGTGCGAGAACCTAAGGTGGAACGGACCGTCGACAGGTAGTGGGAGAACGTCGCGAGATCGAGGTGCCGCGCCACGTCCGGGAACGTGAGCATGGCAGCCATGGTGGACGCGAAGTAGCAGCGCTCGCCCACGTGGGCGTAGAAGAGGGGTTTGATGCCGGCGTGATCGCGCACCAACCACAGGCGGCGATCCCGAGCCCGGTACCAGGCGAAGGCGAACATGCCGTTGAGGCGCTGCAGAGCGGCGCGGCCCCAGTGTTGCAAGGCGCGCAGGAGCGCCTCCGTGTCGCCGGCGGAGCGAAAGTGGGCTCCTTCGTCGGTCAGCGCGGCGCGCAGCGCTCGGTAGTTGTAGATCTCGCCGTTGAAGACGAGGACGTCACCGGTGGCCTCGTCCACCCAGGGTTGGGGGCTGCCCTGCGGATCGATGACGCCAAGGCGTCGATGGGCGACGGCCAGGCCTGGGGCCTGCGCGAACCCCTCCGCGTCCGGACCGCGCCGTCGCATGGCGGCGGCGGCGGCTTGAACGTAGGTGAGCGGAAGGGGGACTTGGGTGGTGGCGTCGAAGGCGCCTGCGATTCCGCACACACTGAACACATCTTGACCGGGGCAGTCATCGTTATCGGCGGCCGTGGGCGGTGGTGTAGGGAAGTGGCCTGGAAGTGCCGCCCAAGTGGTCTGCGCGGGCCGGCGAAGCCCGGCTGGGTCACAAGTTCGCACGCCGGCGTCGGATATCCCGATCGCCTGAAGGCGCGAAGGCAGTCTACCGACCACCTCCGCGCCCAACGCTGCTCAGGGTTGGAACTCCAGCAGCTCCCACCCGCCGCCGCGGGTGAAGTAGGGCGGTGCGTTGGGGAGCACCAGGTTGTAGGGGTTGGCTGAGCCGATGAACAAGCGCCCATCGATCTCCACCGCCGTGCGGAAGCCGTAGTTGAAGGGGTTGTCGGCCCCCTGGGTGGTCACCGGCGTGGCCGGCGCCTCCACCGAGTCGAACACCCACAGGTCGCCGCCGCCCTCGGGCACCAGTACGCCCTCATCGGTGGTCGGTGAGGTGAGGTCGAAGGTGCCGATGTAGCAGCGGTCCTGGTAGTTGAAGGCCAGCCAGATGTAGTGGTTCTCCGGATTGCCGAAGCCCGAGCCGTCCGGGCTCAAGTTCTCCGAGGGCAGGCCGCCGGCGTTCGGCACCGTCTCCCACAGGTCGACACCGTCGAAGGCCGGCAACATCTCGCTGCCGTAGAGCATCTGCAGCACCGGGTTCTCGCTGCCCGGCTCGCGCAGGGCGAAGACGGACGCGGGCCGGGCGACCAGCGTGTCGATCTGGCCCTGATAGGCGCCGCCCGGTCCGTACAGCTCAGGGTTCAGGGAGAAGTGCGCCACCTTGGCGGAGGACGGGAAGGTCATGGTGCCGAAGAGGAGGTCACCGTTGCAGTCGACCACATCGCCCATGCCGATGAGGCGGCTGATGAGATCGTCGGGCTCGTAGTCCTCACGCAGGTTGAACAGCACCTCCCAACGTTCCTGTGAGGCGCGATAGCCCTGGGGCGGATGCACCGGACCGCGCCAGACCGAGGCTCGCCGCGCCACGGAGACCCCCGCCGTGCGGCGGTTCGCCCAGCTGGTCACGAACACGCGGTTGTGGGCCGGCGACCAGGCGATGTTGGCACCGCGACCGTTCAGGCGACCGACCACGGCGTAGTCGAAGGGCGAGGACTTGTCGCCGATCATGCGGATGATCGCCCCTTCATCGCGCGCGGTGCCGACGGCGCAGTAGGCGATGTCCGGATCACTCCCCGGCACCACGATGCACTTGCGCAGCAGGCCGAGCTCCGGCAGCAGGGCCCAGTCGATGAACTCCAGCGTGCTCGCGTCGAAGGCGAAGGCGTTGATGCCGCCGCGAATCGATGGGCCGAAGAGAATCACTAGGTCGTTCCACGCCACGGCGCCGCGTACGCCGTTGGTGATCTCGAGCGCTGCCTGGGCATCCGGAGGCAGCAGGGGGCCTTGGGCGCCGGACAGCGCGACCAGGTTGCCGCTGTCGACCTCGTAGGCGTACATGCCAGGCGGGCGCAGGTCGGCGATGAAGTCCGGCAGCGGGCCGCCGTTGGACTGGCTGTCTGGGGCGAGGGCGAACTCGCAGGCCACGGTGCCGTCGGTGAAGGGGTCGAGGCCGTTGGTCAGGCCGAAGGCGCCGGCCGTTTGGCACAGGGGGTTGGAGGCGGTGCCGAAGAAGAGCTTGGCCCCTGGGGTGCCGCCGTTCTCGCCGGTGGCGACGATGCCGGCCATGGACCAGATGTAGGCCTCGTTGATCTTCGGCTGATAGCCCGCCTCCTCGTCGCAGCCCGTGCCCGGGAATGCTTCGAAGTCGATGGGGGCGCTGTCCCCGAGGTCGCGGAAGCACTCGTCCGGCAGGGCGCGCGCCACCTGGTCGAAGGTCGCGGCGGTGGCTGGCGTGGCCAGCATCAGGCTGGCCGCGAGGGCCGCCAGGGCCAGGGCGGCGAGCAGGTAGCTGCGGTGCGGCATCGGGGCCGGGGGCGCCGCAGCGCTCGGCCGGTGTTGGGGGTGGCTGCGCGTCATCATTCCCTCCTTGGGCGAGATCCGGATCGATCCTTGACCCTTAGCGTGTTGTTGTTAGCCGTGGGTCAGGTTATGCCATCGGGCTTGGGGACTTTCAACTGGGCTCGTCTCGCCCAGTACGGGGTGCCCCCCTGGCCAGGGTAAGTACGGACAATCGCTCGAATGTCGACACTGGATACGCCCCACGGAGGGCGGCGCGCCTACTGCGTCTCTTCGGCCAGCACCGCAGCTAAGCCCTCGCGAAAGGAGGGGAACTGCGGCGAGAATCCAAGCGCCTGCTTGGCCCGCGCGGTCTTCAGGCGCTTGCATTCAGCGTAGAACTCACGGGCCGTCGGCGAGACGTCGTCGGCCTCGATCGAGGTAGCGGGCGGCGGCGGCAGGCCGAGCAGTGAGGCGGCGTAGGTGAGCACCTCGTCCGACGGGGCCGGCTCCTCGTCCGCGAGGTGGAAGATCGGGCCCGCCTCGGGATGGTCCATCGCGAGCTGCAGGGCGCTGGCGATGTCGTCGACGTGGATGCGGTTGAAGACGTGGCGAGCCTTGATGATGCGTCGGGCCGTCCCCGCGCGCAGTCGCGCGAAGGGGGATCGGTGGGGGCCGTAGATGCCGGGCAGGCGAAAGACCTGGACCGCCT
This is a stretch of genomic DNA from Pseudomonadota bacterium. It encodes these proteins:
- the bfr gene encoding bacterioferritin, which produces MKGSQRVIEQLSTLLSGELAARDQYFAHARLYADWGFSKLYEHTKHEMEHETQHADELIARLLFLEADVDLSKQDPLNVGDDVPSMLQNDLDLEYRVVEDLRKAMAICEEEQDYVSRDMLLKMLDDTEMDHAYWLEQQLGLIKRVGLQNYLQSQI
- a CDS encoding PEP-CTERM sorting domain-containing protein (PEP-CTERM proteins occur, often in large numbers, in the proteomes of bacteria that also encode an exosortase, a predicted intramembrane cysteine proteinase. The presence of a PEP-CTERM domain at a protein's C-terminus predicts cleavage within the sorting domain, followed by covalent anchoring to some some component of the (usually Gram-negative) cell surface. Many PEP-CTERM proteins exhibit an unusual sequence composition that includes large numbers of potential glycosylation sites. Expression of one such protein has been shown restore the ability of a bacterium to form floc, a type of biofilm.), with the translated sequence MINRNNAALVCLLGLFSLAGAAQAANVDLAIDGGFEDAGVNGFPIDPPGPTPPGWVGFTGGGSIGITTDNPAEGAYAAQIATTGPIQGVVIKNANLGIGVVQPNSEITISFSARGVGIDGGVHFAELLSEFAGGGATNEILGGGPLALNADPNVWTDFMFTTTTGGDVSGGVSLQFVAASGGAPSSFSELFIDNISIEVAAVPVPAALWLFGTGLGLLGLRRRRAA
- a CDS encoding DUF1028 domain-containing protein is translated as MHYPTTAAACAALSAIIAFAAPPRANATFSIAACEAASGRCGVAVATNNLAVGHGAPFAEAGVGAGISQFETNPCQAPAALSALRRGDSTLDALGAALVASPACADGYTDADRQTSVVAPAGRGAAHTGGNASAYAGQRVGTAVAVAGNELTGPEVLEAMWVSYHGSEGEPLAERLLAALEAGHAAGGQRTGVLSAALLVATPEGWPVDIDLRADFAPGEAIAHVRTAYDANRARTLLFRASQLSDDTQARRLVENALDLAPRWDRLWLTAARLAHARGWEALAARCACHFEALNPAWAASLEDAEGVANCPDG
- a CDS encoding retropepsin-like aspartic protease — its product is MSDSMKSLAPMLVVFSALMGLMYLGFDRVLAHRNNPNLEVATGVDAPTRVVLKRNPAGRYMAPGTINGQPVTFLIDTGADNVAVPARIARRVGLTELAPILVNTAGGVVKAYDTEIERMMLGGIQLNYVEGSINPSMTGDYVLLGMSFLRHVDFSKRGDELIIEPPSTY
- the asnB gene encoding asparagine synthase (glutamine-hydrolyzing), producing the protein MCGIAGAFDATTQVPLPLTYVQAAAAAMRRRGPDAEGFAQAPGLAVAHRRLGVIDPQGSPQPWVDEATGDVLVFNGEIYNYRALRAALTDEGAHFRSAGDTEALLRALQHWGRAALQRLNGMFAFAWYRARDRRLWLVRDHAGIKPLFYAHVGERCYFASTMAAMLTFPDVARHLDLATFSHYLSTVRSTLGSRTLVAGVQTLEPGHFLELSPRQPVGTPQRWWSLPVVPAHAKREREMAEVAEEVRHLVRSAVDRQLVSDVPLGGFLSGGLDSTIIAGLAHELSAGHYDCYAVGYAREGANGKAYHEFPYIELASRELGVPCERIELDEGDYLDDWTFLVHEKGQPLSTPNEVGIFRLAEALRERHTVALSGEGADEVFAGYAVPYASAWDFERAALAHTWPEEPRQRFQASLTRLYGTTEFTHQADHYLRLNSWIPLGLKYKLLSVDAIVGAQHDEPMLHYYRHRLDTLSELSPMDRYLHLLAQTNLEGLLSRLDSSTMAASVESRVPFTDPDLIRCAFNLRDADKLDFVDDRARTHGQALNAAELDQGGYLCAKRALREAFADTVPEEILTRAKMSFPVPFQECFAGPWHDFATRTLRESPLINALCDRGAVSFLLENCEHNGLSIALWPLVNMAVWADTFDISLPAHGGGGEASLSASAS